The Alosa sapidissima isolate fAloSap1 chromosome 5, fAloSap1.pri, whole genome shotgun sequence genome has a window encoding:
- the LOC121709732 gene encoding endosialin-like isoform X1 encodes MEKRRMHCPVCPCLLLLALVSTWCPLGTQSQELQEQDAICNDEGCYAVYFQRKTFRDSWRTCREKGGNLATVKKTEEAELIHELLSSTERRGPRVRMRLWIGLQRQPRQCSSTKPLRGFTWITGDQDTEYTNWQREDLPSTCAAPRCVVMTHNTADKTRSNRDNFKWLDGSCALAVDGFLCRFAYRGMCSVLDQEGGRPARYTTPFHLISTLLTHVPFGSMAILPCPEGTKEDQSVLCMLKDDGTVGWSRDAPLCSDGPKNWCEVENGGCAHLCLNTEDHYYCACSAGYELGEDSQSCQAMDACLGNQCEFQCELTATGHRCTCSNGYLLAPDGKSCLDIDECDRTPCPQVCVNAPGTFECRCLDGYQADENGECVDVDECKEDSCEQVCVNTPGSFECQCTDGYTKVPEDPVRCQDIDECQNSDSCHQICRNYMGGFDCHCDEGYELEDDYYSCRPLPEDAEMTSTMMPSESPANTMGPETPDLSWSPRMPDWLTDPTPLEWLTELPNLEWLPTDLAWFTENPSEELSPTQAPHATHQEILTPSFDFEEALLDTPSQVAESDSIDSYGAPDDVSSRIREDVVLESEEAGDGARASLSPPRDAAEPAAGAEQRPEGGKRKHDKSWLLVALLVPLCVFIVVMLALGIVYCTSCAVEPRGKGTTDCYRWFTASKPAEASTAKSRA; translated from the coding sequence ATggaaaagaggagaatgcaTTGTCCGGTGTGCCcctgtctgctgctgctggcacTGGTCAGTACCTGGTGCCCACTGGGGACTCAGAGCCAGGAGCTCCAGGAGCAGGATGCTATCTGCAATGACGAGGGCTGCTACGCCGTCTACTTCCAGCGCAAGACCTTCCGGGACTCCTGGCGGACCTGCAGGGAGAAAGGAGGCAACTTGGCCACGGTGAAGAAAACCGAGGAGGCTGAGCTGATCCACGAGCTGCTGTCGTCCACGGAGCGGCGTGGGCCGCGTGTCCGCATGCGCCTGTGGATCGGGCTCCAGCGGCAGCCGCGCCAGTGCTCGTCCACCAAGCCGCTGCGTGGCTTCACCTGGATCACGGGCGACCAGGACACCGAGTACACCAACTGGCAGCGCGAAGACCTGCCCAGCACCTGCGCCGCGCCCCGCTGCGTGGTCATGACGCACAACACCGCCGACAAGACCCGCAGCAACCGGGACAACTTCAAGTGGCTGGACGGCTCCTGCGCCCTGGCCGTGGACGGCTTCCTGTGCCGCTTCGCCTACCGCGGCATGTGCTCGGTGCTGGACCAGGAGGGCGGAAGACCGGCGCGCTACACCACGCCGTTCCACCTAATCAGCACCCTGCTGACCCACGTCCCATTCGGATCTATGGCCATACTGCCCTGCCCAGAGGGAACTAAGGAGGACCAGTCCGTCCTGTGCATGCTAAAGGATGACGGCACCGTGGGCTGGTCAAGGGATGCGCCACTTTGCTCGGACGGCCCCAAGAACTGGTGCGAGGTGGAGAATGGAGGCTGCGCGCACCTTTGCCTGAACACGGAAGACCACTACTACTGCGCATGCTCCGCCGGGTACGAGCTGGGGGAGGATAGCCAGAGCTGCCAGGCGATGGACGCTTGCCTTGGCAACCAGTGTGAGTTCCAGTGCGAGCTGACGGCCACCGGCCACCGCTGCACGTGCTCCAACGGCTACCTGCTGGCGCCCGACGGCAAGAGTTGCCTGGACATCGACGAGTGCGATCGGACTCCCTGCCCTCAGGTGTGCGTCAACGCGCCGGGCACCTTCGAGTGCCGCTGCCTGGATGGCTACCAGGCGGACGAGAACGGCGAGTGTGTTGATGTGGATGAGTGCAAGGAGGACAGCTGCGAGCAGGTGTGCGTAAACACACCTGGATCTTTCGAGTGCCAGTGTACCGACGGCTACACCAAGGTACCCGAGGATCCCGTCCGTTGCCAAGACATCGATGAGTGCCAAAACTCGGACAGCTGTCACCAAATATGCCGAAATTACATGGGAGGATTCGACTGCCACTGTGATGAGGGATACGAACTTGAGGATGACTATTACAGCTGCAGGCCATTGCCTGAGGATGCGGAAATGACGTCAACAATGATGCCCAGTGAGTCTCCGGCCAACACTATGGGCCCCGAGACGCCCGACCTCTCCTGGTCTCCCAGAATGCCTGACTGGTTGACTGACCCCACACCTTTGGAGTGGCTGACCGAGTTACCTAATCTCGAGTGGCTTCCCACCGACCTGGCCTGGTTCACAGAGAACCCATCAGAGGAGCTCTCACCAACCCAGGCGCCACACGCCACACATCAGGAAATCCTCACTCCTTCCTTTGACTTTGAGGAGGCCCTATTGGACACACCTTCACAGGTGGCAGAGAGCGACTCCATTGACTCCTATGGGGCGCCAGACGACGTGTCGTCCAGGATAAGGGAAGATGTGGTTTTGGAGTCTGAGGAGGCAGGCGACGGAGCCAGGGCGTCTCTCTCCCCACCGCGAGACGCAGCGGAGCCTGCTGCAGGGGCGGAGCAACGGCCCGAGGGGGGGAAACGGAAGCACGACAAGAGCTGGCTGCTGGTTGCGCTCCTGGTGCCGCTCTGCGTCTTCATCGTGGTGATGCTGGCGCTGGGGATCGTGTACTGCACCAGCTGCGCCGTGGAGCCGCGTGGCAAAGGGACAACAGACTGCTACCGATGGTTCACCGCCTCGAAACCTGCAGAAGCAAGCACAGCCAAGTCACGGGCCTGA
- the LOC121709734 gene encoding prefoldin subunit 2-like isoform X2, with protein MAATNDSNNSMAGTKAINSGGKQSPTSAEQVVAGFQRLRQEQRSMATKAAELEMETNEHSLVIDALREADPSRKCYRLIGGVLVERTVQEVLPALESNKEQISKIVESLNTQMQAKRQELNEYRERFNIRIVGEEEASNKATEEREGAGTKGGGTGVLVS; from the exons ATGGCAGCGACCAATGACAGTAATAACAGTATGGCAGGGACCAAAGCTATCAACTCTGGAGGGAAACAATCCCCTACCTCTGCCGAACAG GTAGTGGCTGGTTTTCAACGACTTCGCCAGGAACAACGGAGCATGGCCACAAAAGCAGCGGAACTGGAGATGGAAACCAATGAACACAG TCTTGTTATCGATGCTCTCAGAGAGGCAGATCCAAGTCGAAAGTGTTACCGGTTGATTGGGGGTGTCCTTGTGGAAAGAACAGTGCAGGAGGTCCTCCCTGCACTTGAGAGCAATAAAGAACAG ATCTCCAAAATAGTTGAATCACTCAACACGCAGATGCAGGCGAAAAGGCAGGAGCTGAATGAGTATCGGGAACGCTTCAACATCCGAATAGTTGGAGAGGAAGAGGCGTCAAACAAAGCCACTGAGGAGAGGGAAGGTGCTGGAACAAAGGGTGGAGGCACAGGGGTCCTAGTGTCCTAG
- the LOC121709734 gene encoding prefoldin subunit 2-like isoform X1, with protein sequence MTVITVWQGPKLSTLEGNNPLPLPNSLFCFPSAGRYLVRQVVAGFQRLRQEQRSMATKAAELEMETNEHSLVIDALREADPSRKCYRLIGGVLVERTVQEVLPALESNKEQISKIVESLNTQMQAKRQELNEYRERFNIRIVGEEEASNKATEEREGAGTKGGGTGVLVS encoded by the exons ATGACAGTAATAACAGTATGGCAGGGACCAAAGCTATCAACTCTGGAGGGAAACAATCCCCTACCTCTGCCGAACAG TCTTTTCTGCTTTCCATCAGCTGGTCGTTACCTTGTAAGACAGGTAGTGGCTGGTTTTCAACGACTTCGCCAGGAACAACGGAGCATGGCCACAAAAGCAGCGGAACTGGAGATGGAAACCAATGAACACAG TCTTGTTATCGATGCTCTCAGAGAGGCAGATCCAAGTCGAAAGTGTTACCGGTTGATTGGGGGTGTCCTTGTGGAAAGAACAGTGCAGGAGGTCCTCCCTGCACTTGAGAGCAATAAAGAACAG ATCTCCAAAATAGTTGAATCACTCAACACGCAGATGCAGGCGAAAAGGCAGGAGCTGAATGAGTATCGGGAACGCTTCAACATCCGAATAGTTGGAGAGGAAGAGGCGTCAAACAAAGCCACTGAGGAGAGGGAAGGTGCTGGAACAAAGGGTGGAGGCACAGGGGTCCTAGTGTCCTAG
- the LOC121709732 gene encoding endosialin-like isoform X2, which yields MEKRRMHCPVCPCLLLLALVSTWCPLGTQSQELQEQDAICNDEGCYAVYFQRKTFRDSWRTCREKGGNLATVKKTEEAELIHELLSSTERRGPRVRMRLWIGLQRQPRQCSSTKPLRGFTWITGDQDTEYTNWQREDLPSTCAAPRCVVMTHNTADKTRSNRDNFKWLDGSCALAVDGFLCRFAYRGMCSVLDQEGGRPARYTTPFHLISTLLTHVPFGSMAILPCPEGTKEDQSVLCMLKDDGTVGWSRDAPLCSDGPKNWCEVENGGCAHLCLNTEDHYYCACSAGYELGEDSQSCQAMDACLGNQCEFQCELTATGHRCTCSNGYLLAPDGKSCLDIDECDRTPCPQVCVNAPGTFECRCLDGYQADENGECVDVDECKEDSCEQVCVNTPGSFECQCTDGYTKVPEDPVRCQDIDECQNSDSCHQICRNYMGGFDCHCDEGYELEDDYYSCRPLPEDAEMTSTMMPSESPANTMGPETPDLSWSPRMPDWLTDPTPLEWLTELPNLEWLPTDLAWFTENPSEELSPTQAPHATHQEILTPSFDFEEALLDTPSQVAESDSIDSYGEDVVLESEEAGDGARASLSPPRDAAEPAAGAEQRPEGGKRKHDKSWLLVALLVPLCVFIVVMLALGIVYCTSCAVEPRGKGTTDCYRWFTASKPAEASTAKSRA from the exons ATggaaaagaggagaatgcaTTGTCCGGTGTGCCcctgtctgctgctgctggcacTGGTCAGTACCTGGTGCCCACTGGGGACTCAGAGCCAGGAGCTCCAGGAGCAGGATGCTATCTGCAATGACGAGGGCTGCTACGCCGTCTACTTCCAGCGCAAGACCTTCCGGGACTCCTGGCGGACCTGCAGGGAGAAAGGAGGCAACTTGGCCACGGTGAAGAAAACCGAGGAGGCTGAGCTGATCCACGAGCTGCTGTCGTCCACGGAGCGGCGTGGGCCGCGTGTCCGCATGCGCCTGTGGATCGGGCTCCAGCGGCAGCCGCGCCAGTGCTCGTCCACCAAGCCGCTGCGTGGCTTCACCTGGATCACGGGCGACCAGGACACCGAGTACACCAACTGGCAGCGCGAAGACCTGCCCAGCACCTGCGCCGCGCCCCGCTGCGTGGTCATGACGCACAACACCGCCGACAAGACCCGCAGCAACCGGGACAACTTCAAGTGGCTGGACGGCTCCTGCGCCCTGGCCGTGGACGGCTTCCTGTGCCGCTTCGCCTACCGCGGCATGTGCTCGGTGCTGGACCAGGAGGGCGGAAGACCGGCGCGCTACACCACGCCGTTCCACCTAATCAGCACCCTGCTGACCCACGTCCCATTCGGATCTATGGCCATACTGCCCTGCCCAGAGGGAACTAAGGAGGACCAGTCCGTCCTGTGCATGCTAAAGGATGACGGCACCGTGGGCTGGTCAAGGGATGCGCCACTTTGCTCGGACGGCCCCAAGAACTGGTGCGAGGTGGAGAATGGAGGCTGCGCGCACCTTTGCCTGAACACGGAAGACCACTACTACTGCGCATGCTCCGCCGGGTACGAGCTGGGGGAGGATAGCCAGAGCTGCCAGGCGATGGACGCTTGCCTTGGCAACCAGTGTGAGTTCCAGTGCGAGCTGACGGCCACCGGCCACCGCTGCACGTGCTCCAACGGCTACCTGCTGGCGCCCGACGGCAAGAGTTGCCTGGACATCGACGAGTGCGATCGGACTCCCTGCCCTCAGGTGTGCGTCAACGCGCCGGGCACCTTCGAGTGCCGCTGCCTGGATGGCTACCAGGCGGACGAGAACGGCGAGTGTGTTGATGTGGATGAGTGCAAGGAGGACAGCTGCGAGCAGGTGTGCGTAAACACACCTGGATCTTTCGAGTGCCAGTGTACCGACGGCTACACCAAGGTACCCGAGGATCCCGTCCGTTGCCAAGACATCGATGAGTGCCAAAACTCGGACAGCTGTCACCAAATATGCCGAAATTACATGGGAGGATTCGACTGCCACTGTGATGAGGGATACGAACTTGAGGATGACTATTACAGCTGCAGGCCATTGCCTGAGGATGCGGAAATGACGTCAACAATGATGCCCAGTGAGTCTCCGGCCAACACTATGGGCCCCGAGACGCCCGACCTCTCCTGGTCTCCCAGAATGCCTGACTGGTTGACTGACCCCACACCTTTGGAGTGGCTGACCGAGTTACCTAATCTCGAGTGGCTTCCCACCGACCTGGCCTGGTTCACAGAGAACCCATCAGAGGAGCTCTCACCAACCCAGGCGCCACACGCCACACATCAGGAAATCCTCACTCCTTCCTTTGACTTTGAGGAGGCCCTATTGGACACACCTTCACAGGTGGCAGAGAGCGACTCCATTGACTCCTATGGGG AAGATGTGGTTTTGGAGTCTGAGGAGGCAGGCGACGGAGCCAGGGCGTCTCTCTCCCCACCGCGAGACGCAGCGGAGCCTGCTGCAGGGGCGGAGCAACGGCCCGAGGGGGGGAAACGGAAGCACGACAAGAGCTGGCTGCTGGTTGCGCTCCTGGTGCCGCTCTGCGTCTTCATCGTGGTGATGCTGGCGCTGGGGATCGTGTACTGCACCAGCTGCGCCGTGGAGCCGCGTGGCAAAGGGACAACAGACTGCTACCGATGGTTCACCGCCTCGAAACCTGCAGAAGCAAGCACAGCCAAGTCACGGGCCTGA